Proteins co-encoded in one Quercus robur chromosome 8, dhQueRobu3.1, whole genome shotgun sequence genomic window:
- the LOC126696543 gene encoding uncharacterized protein LOC126696543, whose protein sequence is MWRATKDALPTRENLTHRKVLTNPTCEVCETELKSTFHAFWSCPKLKEVWKVHFETLKNEKQECLTFLDVFKTCLEQPHNTYFFAMLVDQIWFRRNKLRLGEEVVDLKLLNSRARDALHEFQLATATPPKPPPIRTPIKWNPPPSEWFKINFDGAVFKEQAKAGLGSIIRNDHGLVMAASTQVILLPTFVEMVEVLAARKAFIFANELGFDKVILEGDSEIAIRAMKCDDYSATSFGHIVSDIKAVAAQFRCVIIQHTRRQGNMVAHSLARTACNFPPFCTWMEEVPLSSFAVYSAKTINNT, encoded by the coding sequence ATGTGGCGAGCTACAAAGGATGCACTGCCAACCCGGGAAAATCTCACTCATAGAAAGGTCCTCACTAATCCTACTTGCGAAGTCTGTGAAACAGAGCTGAAGTCCACCTTCCACGCCTTCTGGTCTTGCCCAAAGCTAAAAGAGGTTTGGAAAGTACATTTTGAGACTTTGAAAAACGAAAAACAAGAATGCTTGACCTTTCTGGATGTGTTTAAAACATGTTTGGAGCAGCCCCACAATACGTACTTTTTTGCAATGCTAGTTGATCAGATTTGGTTCAGAAGAAATAAGCTGAGATTGGGTGAGGAGGTGGTGGACCTGAAGCTGCTTAACTCAAGGGCCAGAGACGCTCTTCATGAATTTCAACTCGCCACCGCCACGCCTCCAAAACCCCCTCCTATCCGAACCCCCATCAAATGGAATCCACCCCCCTCGGAATGGTTCAAAATCAACTTCGACGGGGCTGTTTTCAAGGAGCAAGCGAAAGCTGGTTTAGGCTCCATCATTCGAAACGACCATGGTCTAGTTATGGCTGCATCAACACAAGTTATTCTGCTGCCCACTTTTGTGGAGATGGTGGAAGTGTTAGCAGCGCGGAAGGCTTTCATCTTTGCCAATGAACTTGGTTTTGATAAAGTCATCCTAGAAGGAGACTCTGAAATTGCAATTAGAGCCATGAAATGTGATGACTACTCTGCAACATCCTTTGGTCACATTGTCTCTGACATTAAGGCAGTGGCGGCTCAGTTCAGGTGCGTGATAATCCAACACACTCGCAGACAAGGGAACATGGTAGCACATAGCCTTGCAAGAACAGCATGTaattttcctcctttttgtACTTGGATGGAGGAAGTTCCTCTATCTTCTTTTGCTGTGTATTCTGCAAAAACTATCAATAATACATGA
- the LOC126697312 gene encoding probable inositol oxygenase isoform X2, with translation MISVENQAPVSENAIPKDASDGFVVPESNAFGQSFRDYESTVRLSIVENTYRLNHINQTYDFVKKTREEYAKLNKAEMSIWEAIELLDSFVDESDPDLEEPQIQHLLQSAEAIRKDYPNEDWMHLTALIHDVGKVLYHSKFGSLPQWAVVGDTHPVGCAFDESIVYHKYFKENPDYNNPAYNTKLGVYSEGCGLENVLMSWGHDDYMYMVAKANGTTLPSAALFTIRYHSFYPMHTEGAYKYLMNEEDRENLKWVLTFNKYDLYSKSNVHIDVEKVKPYYESLIKKYFPKKLRW, from the exons TGTCAGAGAATGCAATACCAAAAGATGCATCAGATGGATTTGTTGTGCCAGAATCCAATGCCTTTGGCCAATCATTCAG GGATTATGAATCAACTGTGAGGCTAAGCATTGTGGAGAATACCTATCGGTTGAATCATATTAACCAAACATATGATTTT GTAAAGAAGACAAGGGAAGAGTATGCAAAGTTGAACAAAGCAGAGATGTCCATATGGGAAGCCATTGAACTCCTTGACAGTTTTGTGGATGAAAGTGACCCTGACCTGGAGGAACCTCAGATTCAGCATTTGCTGCAGTCGGCAGAAGCCATAAGAAAAGATTATCCTAATGAAGATTGGATGCACTTGACTGCCCTTATTCATG ATGTTGGAAAGGTTCTTTACCATTCTAAATTTGGATCGCTTCCCCAGTGGGCTGTTGTAG GAGATACGCATCCTGTTGGTTGTGCCTTTGACGAATCGATTGTTTATCACAAG TATTTCAAGGAAAATCCAGATTACAACAATCCTGCCTACAACACTAAACTTGGAGTCTACTCTGAAGGATGTGGACTGGAAAATGTGCTGATGTCATGGGGGCATGACGATTACATGTACATG GTGGCCAAGGCAAATGGAACTACTCTACCATCAGCTGCATTATTTACCATCCGATATCACTCATTTTACC CAATGCATACGGAAGGAGCATATAAATACCTAATGAATGAGGAGGACAGAGAGAATCTGAAGTGGGTTCTAACATTCAA CAAATATGATCTCTATAGTAAGAGCAACGTTCATATTGACGTTGAAAAAGTTAAACCGTACTATGAATCCCTCATAAAAAAG tACTTCCCAAAAAAGCTCAGATGGTAA
- the LOC126697312 gene encoding probable inositol oxygenase isoform X1, producing MISVENQAPVSENAIPKDASDGFVVPESNAFGQSFRDYESTVRLSIVENTYRLNHINQTYDFVKKTREEYAKLNKAEMSIWEAIELLDSFVDESDPDLEEPQIQHLLQSAEAIRKDYPNEDWMHLTALIHDVGKVLYHSKFGSLPQWAVVGDTHPVGCAFDESIVYHKYFKENPDYNNPAYNTKLGVYSEGCGLENVLMSWGHDDYMYMVAKANGTTLPSAALFTIRYHSFYPMHTEGAYKYLMNEEDRENLKWVLTFNKYDLYSKSNVHIDVEKVKPYYESLIKKYFPKKLRW from the exons ATGATTTCCGTTGAGAACCAAGCACCTG TGTCAGAGAATGCAATACCAAAAGATGCATCAGATGGATTTGTTGTGCCAGAATCCAATGCCTTTGGCCAATCATTCAG GGATTATGAATCAACTGTGAGGCTAAGCATTGTGGAGAATACCTATCGGTTGAATCATATTAACCAAACATATGATTTT GTAAAGAAGACAAGGGAAGAGTATGCAAAGTTGAACAAAGCAGAGATGTCCATATGGGAAGCCATTGAACTCCTTGACAGTTTTGTGGATGAAAGTGACCCTGACCTGGAGGAACCTCAGATTCAGCATTTGCTGCAGTCGGCAGAAGCCATAAGAAAAGATTATCCTAATGAAGATTGGATGCACTTGACTGCCCTTATTCATG ATGTTGGAAAGGTTCTTTACCATTCTAAATTTGGATCGCTTCCCCAGTGGGCTGTTGTAG GAGATACGCATCCTGTTGGTTGTGCCTTTGACGAATCGATTGTTTATCACAAG TATTTCAAGGAAAATCCAGATTACAACAATCCTGCCTACAACACTAAACTTGGAGTCTACTCTGAAGGATGTGGACTGGAAAATGTGCTGATGTCATGGGGGCATGACGATTACATGTACATG GTGGCCAAGGCAAATGGAACTACTCTACCATCAGCTGCATTATTTACCATCCGATATCACTCATTTTACC CAATGCATACGGAAGGAGCATATAAATACCTAATGAATGAGGAGGACAGAGAGAATCTGAAGTGGGTTCTAACATTCAA CAAATATGATCTCTATAGTAAGAGCAACGTTCATATTGACGTTGAAAAAGTTAAACCGTACTATGAATCCCTCATAAAAAAG tACTTCCCAAAAAAGCTCAGATGGTAA